A stretch of Acidobacteriota bacterium DNA encodes these proteins:
- a CDS encoding type II secretion system F family protein — protein MTPQKSSAATPATTAVASTTADRLADRRAITLSIDEKLSFFTRLAASVDSGKGIPGFLLSEVELYDLLQKTKPDSRAFLLSGKPSQGREQLVRELAYLMLELGVAFAPAAQHFPGVFDPYLVAVLNAAEKTGDYGPVLRRYVKNLIDRKNMRDTLINAMIYPALVLVVALVVIVLFMVVIVPGFSNIYEGLLGEAQFHWATQLVISTSNLIVGYWPILVIGGGALLFGAWFGHKNIPQVKEFEHRAMLATPVIGTLVAQVDAFNFLTTFTMLVSAGGLLTESAELAADALINSELREAARKGGDHFTSGRTHSLAVAFATEHPIFSPASSFFNEMKTFEETGRLEVLEKYADTLKYNADQTRDRLVKLIEPLSLFLLGGLVGFLVFALYMPMFELIGRLAK, from the coding sequence ATGACACCTCAGAAATCAAGCGCTGCTACTCCAGCAACAACGGCTGTTGCTTCAACGACTGCCGACCGACTGGCTGACCGACGAGCTATTACCCTGAGTATTGATGAAAAACTCTCGTTTTTTACCCGGTTGGCAGCCTCGGTTGATTCTGGAAAAGGTATTCCTGGGTTTTTACTGAGTGAAGTTGAACTCTATGACCTTCTCCAGAAAACAAAGCCTGATTCACGAGCTTTTCTGTTAAGTGGGAAACCAAGCCAGGGGCGAGAGCAACTGGTGCGAGAACTGGCCTACCTGATGCTTGAACTTGGAGTTGCTTTTGCACCAGCAGCCCAACACTTCCCAGGTGTCTTTGACCCCTATCTGGTGGCAGTGTTAAACGCGGCTGAAAAAACAGGTGATTATGGTCCGGTCCTGCGCCGGTATGTGAAAAACCTGATTGATCGCAAAAACATGCGCGACACTCTGATCAATGCCATGATTTATCCAGCTTTGGTGCTGGTTGTGGCGCTCGTGGTCATTGTGTTGTTTATGGTGGTCATTGTTCCCGGTTTTTCCAACATTTATGAAGGGTTATTGGGTGAGGCTCAATTCCATTGGGCGACCCAACTTGTGATTTCGACCTCAAATCTGATTGTTGGATACTGGCCAATCCTGGTGATTGGAGGCGGGGCACTCCTGTTTGGCGCCTGGTTTGGGCATAAAAATATCCCGCAGGTCAAGGAATTTGAACATCGGGCAATGCTTGCAACGCCTGTGATTGGGACACTGGTTGCTCAAGTTGATGCCTTCAACTTTCTGACAACCTTCACTATGTTGGTAAGTGCTGGTGGATTGTTAACCGAGAGTGCTGAACTGGCGGCAGATGCCCTGATTAATTCTGAACTGCGGGAAGCCGCACGAAAAGGCGGTGACCATTTTACTTCTGGCCGAACCCACTCACTGGCCGTGGCTTTTGCGACCGAACATCCAATATTTTCACCGGCTTCAAGTTTCTTTAATGAAATGAAAACCTTTGAAGAGACAGGGCGATTGGAGGTGTTGGAGAAATACGCTGATACCCTCAAGTACAATGCTGATCAAACCCGTGATCGCCTCGTCAAACTCATTGAACCATTGTCGTTGTTTCTGCTTGGTGGGCTGGTCGGGTTTTTGGTCTTTGCGTTGTATATGCCAATGTTTGAATTAATTGGACGGCTGGCAAAGTGA
- the purE gene encoding 5-(carboxyamino)imidazole ribonucleotide mutase codes for METKEKSFPLVGIIMGSDSDLPTMKEAVAVCEEFEVPYEVRIVSAHRTPRDMVLYAESAHIRGLQVIIAGAGGAAHLPGMVASLTPLPVIGVPIHSRSLNGLDSLLSIVQMPSGVPVATVAIGAGRNAGILAIQMVAMTNKELQQEILDFKAKMAEISRSKNHTLPH; via the coding sequence ATGGAAACAAAAGAAAAATCATTTCCATTGGTGGGAATAATCATGGGTAGTGACTCAGATTTGCCAACCATGAAGGAAGCCGTGGCGGTATGTGAAGAATTTGAGGTCCCGTATGAGGTGCGCATTGTCTCAGCCCATCGCACGCCTCGCGATATGGTTTTGTATGCTGAATCGGCACACATCCGCGGACTGCAAGTTATCATTGCCGGTGCCGGCGGGGCCGCTCATTTACCAGGAATGGTCGCTTCATTAACACCGCTGCCGGTAATCGGTGTTCCCATTCATAGTCGGTCGCTCAATGGGCTTGATTCCCTTTTATCCATTGTCCAAATGCCCTCAGGCGTCCCCGTGGCCACAGTTGCCATTGGAGCCGGGCGCAATGCGGGGATTTTAGCCATTCAAATGGTGGCGATGACCAACAAGGAACTTCAACAGGAAATACTCGATTTTAAAGCTAAGATGGCTGAAATCTCTCGAAGTAAAAACCATACGCTGCCACATTGA
- a CDS encoding 5-(carboxyamino)imidazole ribonucleotide synthase: MTSRIGILGGGQLARMTAYAAFRLGFQVGILEREEESPASFLTPNSWVGSWNDQQLLDELATYADVVTLENEFVDGEALTYLESCGVHLYPSARTLATIQDKFLQKTALKRAGLPVPRFAAVESPPEILDCARSFGWPLMLKARRNGYDGYGNELLRTPEDVIPAFEKLARRSGLLMVEEFVPFTKELAIMVARSSHGDETAYPVVETIQHAHMCHTVLAPAAISENSIRRASELGKRIMTSLDAVGIFGIELFLMTDGDLMINEIAPRPHNSGHFSIEGCFTSQFENHVRSIVGLPLGSTQMVAPAAVMVNVLGTNEGPAQPKGLTEALSIPGAHVHLYGKKMSRPGRKMGHVTATGQTVAEAREIALRAARLIMI; this comes from the coding sequence ATGACTTCACGAATTGGTATTCTGGGAGGCGGACAACTGGCCCGGATGACGGCTTATGCTGCGTTTCGACTTGGGTTTCAGGTGGGAATTCTCGAACGCGAAGAAGAAAGTCCGGCGTCGTTTCTGACTCCAAACTCCTGGGTTGGAAGCTGGAACGACCAGCAATTGCTGGACGAACTGGCCACATATGCCGATGTGGTTACGCTTGAAAACGAATTTGTTGATGGCGAAGCGTTAACCTACCTCGAATCATGCGGCGTTCATCTCTACCCATCCGCCCGAACCCTTGCCACCATCCAGGACAAATTTCTTCAGAAAACCGCCCTCAAACGAGCCGGTCTTCCCGTCCCCAGATTTGCGGCGGTTGAATCACCACCGGAAATCCTGGACTGTGCCAGATCTTTTGGCTGGCCATTGATGCTCAAAGCCCGCCGGAATGGCTATGATGGCTATGGAAACGAACTGCTTCGCACCCCAGAAGATGTCATTCCAGCCTTTGAAAAATTGGCCAGGCGGAGCGGTCTGCTGATGGTTGAAGAATTTGTTCCCTTTACCAAAGAGCTGGCCATTATGGTGGCTCGATCTTCCCATGGAGACGAAACCGCCTACCCGGTGGTTGAAACCATCCAGCATGCGCATATGTGTCATACCGTGCTGGCCCCAGCCGCCATCAGCGAAAATTCAATTCGTCGGGCATCAGAGCTTGGAAAACGGATCATGACCAGTCTGGATGCGGTTGGGATTTTTGGAATCGAACTCTTTTTAATGACCGATGGCGATCTGATGATCAATGAAATTGCCCCACGCCCCCATAATTCAGGTCACTTTTCAATCGAGGGGTGTTTTACCTCGCAATTTGAGAATCACGTTCGCTCTATCGTCGGGCTCCCGCTTGGATCAACTCAAATGGTTGCTCCGGCAGCAGTTATGGTAAATGTTCTTGGTACAAATGAGGGGCCGGCTCAACCAAAGGGTCTCACTGAAGCACTGTCAATTCCTGGGGCACACGTGCATCTGTATGGGAAAAAGATGTCACGACCAGGACGCAAAATGGGGCACGTTACCGCCACTGGCCAAACAGTTGCCGAAGCTCGGGAAATTGCCCTTCGGGCCGCCCGATTGATCATGATTTAG
- a CDS encoding FKBP-type peptidyl-prolyl cis-trans isomerase: MILGVVGLIVVVLVGLYLTSGTKPAPAPASTASTTQPAQPATPPKNEIVSLPATKEPEPSTPTPTVKELKIEDVAVGKGAVAKLGQEVSVHYTGTLLNGTKFDSSRDGGKPLTFTLGTSGIIEGWNKGIAGMKVGGKRKLTIPADLAYGATGRPPVIPPDSPLLFDVELVSVKDAAKPDAAKDAKKK, from the coding sequence ATGATTTTGGGTGTTGTTGGTCTGATTGTCGTGGTGTTGGTGGGCCTGTATTTGACTTCTGGAACGAAGCCGGCTCCAGCTCCCGCCTCAACCGCCTCGACCACGCAACCTGCCCAGCCAGCCACACCTCCGAAAAATGAAATTGTTTCACTGCCGGCCACTAAAGAGCCAGAACCCTCCACGCCGACTCCAACTGTCAAGGAACTCAAAATTGAAGATGTCGCCGTTGGGAAGGGGGCGGTTGCCAAACTCGGTCAAGAGGTTTCGGTCCACTACACCGGCACTTTGCTCAATGGAACCAAATTTGACAGTTCACGGGATGGAGGCAAACCGCTCACGTTTACCCTTGGAACATCAGGCATCATCGAGGGCTGGAATAAAGGAATCGCTGGAATGAAAGTTGGTGGAAAGCGAAAGCTCACCATCCCGGCTGATCTGGCGTATGGTGCTACCGGTCGCCCGCCGGTGATTCCTCCTGATTCACCACTGCTTTTTGATGTCGAACTGGTTTCGGTGAAAGATGCCGCCAAACCAGACGCCGCTAAAGACGCTAAAAAGAAATAA
- a CDS encoding helix-turn-helix transcriptional regulator, translating into MPTPIDFWQKQNHGLRVAFIDGCKHEATHLAIHQVPLDLELTLEAAEQRLNDLVEYQVIIVGVTVYPIRRRVIGELRRVNPQAALIFLRLSPGVGAGESGLEVRDQVIADIMLSSNSPKIVWQAAESICPIFPFPASPDMKRPPEASLVEKAVRVISMHYTDPSLNLHRVADKLGLSAGQLSRILNKHAGMRFRQLLQQTRLEAAKQMLAAGNTSIKEVAYSVGFSDSDYFSRAFKRYTGDCATTFKGNTFS; encoded by the coding sequence GTGCCCACACCTATTGATTTCTGGCAAAAACAAAATCATGGACTTCGTGTTGCATTCATTGACGGGTGTAAACACGAAGCCACCCACCTGGCGATCCATCAGGTTCCGCTCGATTTGGAACTGACCCTGGAAGCTGCCGAACAACGATTAAATGACCTGGTGGAATATCAGGTGATTATTGTTGGCGTGACGGTTTATCCAATCCGACGACGAGTCATTGGTGAACTGCGGCGGGTCAACCCACAGGCGGCGCTCATTTTTTTACGGCTCTCTCCTGGAGTCGGCGCTGGGGAATCTGGCCTCGAAGTTCGGGACCAGGTCATTGCTGATATCATGCTCAGTTCGAATTCCCCAAAAATCGTCTGGCAGGCGGCTGAATCCATATGTCCAATTTTTCCATTCCCGGCCAGTCCAGATATGAAGCGACCCCCAGAAGCTTCTCTGGTGGAAAAAGCTGTCCGGGTTATTTCAATGCATTACACTGACCCCTCACTGAATTTGCATCGGGTCGCTGATAAACTTGGGCTTTCAGCCGGTCAGCTATCACGCATTTTGAATAAACACGCGGGAATGCGCTTCCGTCAGCTTTTACAGCAAACACGCCTGGAAGCCGCCAAGCAAATGCTGGCCGCCGGAAACACCAGTATTAAAGAAGTTGCTTATAGTGTTGGATTTAGCGACAGCGACTACTTTTCCAGGGCCTTTAAGCGCTACACCGGGGATTGTGCCACCACGTTTAAAGGAAATACCTTTAGTTAA
- a CDS encoding response regulator codes for MTIHQEKVLVVDDDPNFRLIVRKVLTKAGFTVTQADDGQKGLDAAEHDQPGVILLDWMMPVLDGPSVCRRLRENPEFQNLQIIMVSAKGELDDKVSGLDSGADDYLVKPCEPKELLARVRSAMRIYELKRQLADKANREALLRRIADRIRSSLNIEEILRSTVEEIRVVARADRAVIFELDAVMHQMLIRTEAIGSGVSASRQLILEGAAAQFFQSVLDHNQSNQISDIQTATGIDALSPWIEQTQVQSIVAVPILLSEKRQTTTSYGLALHQCTKPRTWSEEEITFLESMATQTGIALQHARLFAQAQQQARRESLLNRTTERITRSLDLDQVFQATVDELRDILNASRCVIFEIDEPGEFLVTRCESVKEATLSVKSYQIPLRNAPIGRNVLAKGETISIADLEPLANPPLLNRDQDKYLTVVNQQVLQELMPKALFATPLHARGKVVAGLAIHQCDRPRPWEPEEVEFIVAIANQTGLAIERAQLFQEIQDRNHQLSETVGKLEELARQREEFTAVLVHDIRSPLSVVLGVLELLEFRAQDLGILDENLTQLCVDGFTTVNNIVSLVNEILDFSKAEAGGLQLELTLTNPIEVVQSAVHQLDLLATQKQITIKINHESNLPMLSVDAPKINRALVNLLSNAVKFTPVTGEITITTRLIDGRDLEEGKQFVAISVIDNGPGIPAKDLPYLFNPYYQARQRTRHLGTGLGLAIVQRILAAHGGKVSVQSTEGLGTAFTISLPVLVFDEAPD; via the coding sequence GTGACTATTCATCAGGAAAAAGTACTGGTTGTTGATGATGATCCCAATTTCCGCCTCATCGTGCGTAAGGTACTGACCAAGGCTGGATTTACGGTGACTCAGGCAGATGATGGGCAAAAAGGGCTGGACGCAGCCGAGCATGACCAACCTGGAGTGATTCTGCTTGATTGGATGATGCCTGTCCTGGATGGCCCCTCAGTCTGTCGTCGCCTTCGGGAAAATCCTGAATTTCAGAATCTCCAAATCATTATGGTTTCGGCCAAAGGTGAACTCGACGACAAGGTATCTGGCCTTGATTCAGGCGCCGATGATTATCTGGTCAAACCCTGTGAACCGAAAGAACTACTGGCACGCGTTCGAAGTGCCATGCGCATTTATGAATTAAAGCGGCAACTGGCCGACAAAGCCAACCGGGAAGCCCTGCTGCGTCGAATCGCTGACCGAATTCGCAGTTCGCTCAATATTGAAGAAATCCTGCGTTCCACCGTGGAGGAAATCCGGGTTGTGGCTCGGGCTGACCGGGCGGTGATTTTTGAACTCGACGCCGTCATGCACCAAATGTTGATCCGAACCGAGGCAATCGGATCCGGAGTTTCCGCCAGCCGTCAGCTTATCCTTGAAGGTGCCGCGGCTCAGTTTTTTCAATCCGTTTTAGATCACAATCAATCAAATCAGATTTCTGATATCCAAACAGCTACCGGAATTGACGCCCTGAGCCCCTGGATTGAACAGACCCAGGTGCAATCCATCGTGGCCGTACCAATTCTGTTGAGCGAGAAAAGACAGACGACGACTTCGTATGGATTGGCGCTCCACCAGTGCACCAAACCGAGGACCTGGTCAGAAGAGGAAATTACCTTTTTAGAGTCAATGGCCACGCAAACCGGCATTGCCCTCCAACATGCTCGCCTCTTTGCCCAGGCTCAACAACAGGCTCGCCGTGAGTCACTGCTCAATCGAACCACGGAACGAATCACCCGCTCCCTTGACCTGGACCAGGTCTTTCAGGCGACAGTTGATGAGTTACGTGACATTCTGAATGCCAGCCGATGTGTCATTTTTGAAATTGATGAACCTGGGGAATTTCTTGTGACGCGATGTGAGTCAGTCAAAGAAGCAACTTTGAGTGTCAAGTCCTATCAGATCCCACTTCGGAATGCTCCAATTGGCCGCAATGTTTTGGCCAAGGGTGAAACCATCTCCATTGCGGACTTAGAGCCCCTGGCCAATCCACCGCTACTCAACCGGGACCAGGATAAATACCTGACTGTGGTCAACCAGCAGGTGTTGCAGGAACTGATGCCCAAAGCCCTGTTTGCAACACCTCTGCACGCCCGTGGCAAAGTGGTGGCAGGGTTGGCGATCCATCAGTGTGATCGCCCACGTCCCTGGGAACCTGAAGAAGTGGAATTTATTGTTGCGATTGCCAATCAGACCGGACTTGCAATTGAACGAGCCCAACTCTTTCAAGAAATTCAGGACCGCAACCATCAGCTCTCGGAAACAGTCGGTAAACTTGAGGAACTGGCCCGCCAACGCGAAGAATTCACCGCCGTCCTGGTCCATGATATTCGATCACCGCTTTCAGTTGTGCTGGGGGTTTTGGAACTGTTGGAATTTCGTGCTCAAGACCTTGGTATTCTGGACGAAAATCTGACCCAACTTTGTGTAGACGGCTTTACGACGGTGAATAATATCGTCTCCCTGGTCAATGAAATCCTGGATTTTTCAAAGGCCGAAGCTGGTGGACTGCAACTTGAACTCACGTTGACCAACCCAATTGAAGTGGTTCAATCCGCCGTCCATCAGTTGGATTTGCTTGCCACCCAAAAGCAGATCACCATCAAGATCAATCATGAATCAAATTTGCCGATGCTGTCGGTGGATGCCCCCAAAATCAATCGCGCGCTGGTGAATTTACTTAGCAATGCCGTCAAATTTACGCCGGTCACTGGCGAGATCACGATTACGACTCGACTGATTGATGGCAGGGACTTAGAGGAAGGAAAACAATTTGTGGCGATCAGCGTGATTGACAACGGCCCCGGAATTCCAGCCAAAGATCTGCCCTACCTCTTCAACCCATATTACCAGGCCCGGCAACGCACCCGACACCTGGGAACGGGTCTTGGTTTGGCAATTGTACAGCGCATTCTGGCTGCTCATGGCGGCAAGGTCTCAGTTCAGAGTACTGAAGGATTGGGAACGGCTTTTACCATCAGCTTGCCTGTCCTGGTCTTTGATGAGGCGCCAGATTGA
- a CDS encoding ATPase, with amino-acid sequence MTESRPLTILCLASYEKGQEFMRECKRQGCRTFLVTSESIADADWPRESLDDIFLIPDDNKKWKRDDVIKGISYLARTQTIDRIVALDDFDVETAAALREHLRIPGMGDTTARYFRDKLAMRVKARDSGIPVPEFVHALNYDQIREYMERVPPPWVLKPRFEASAVGIKKIEHAHEIWPILDSLGDKQSFYVLERFVPGDVFHVDSIITNKKVLFSIASRYGTPPMAVAHGGGVFTTRTMMRGDADEQALLAKNREVMAALGLVHGVSHTEFIKGAADGQFYFLETASRVGGANIVELIEAATGMNLWAEWAKLEISDDKTPYKLPKLKKNHAGLLVSLARQEYPDYLAYKDPEIVWTLHKKHHAGLIVSSPDYHRIDELLADYAERFARDFTAFQPSPERPTG; translated from the coding sequence ATGACAGAATCACGTCCTTTGACGATTCTCTGCCTGGCTAGTTATGAAAAAGGACAGGAATTTATGCGGGAATGCAAGCGGCAGGGGTGCCGTACCTTTCTCGTCACTTCAGAAAGCATTGCCGATGCTGACTGGCCGAGGGAAAGCCTCGACGACATATTTCTGATTCCAGATGACAACAAAAAATGGAAACGGGATGACGTGATCAAAGGAATCAGTTATCTGGCTCGGACGCAAACCATTGACCGAATCGTCGCACTTGATGACTTTGATGTTGAAACCGCCGCCGCCCTGCGTGAACACCTCCGCATTCCGGGCATGGGCGATACAACTGCCCGCTATTTCCGCGACAAACTGGCCATGCGGGTCAAAGCCAGAGATTCAGGGATACCGGTGCCTGAATTTGTTCACGCCCTGAATTATGACCAGATTCGGGAATATATGGAGCGGGTACCTCCCCCCTGGGTGCTCAAACCACGGTTTGAAGCATCCGCCGTCGGAATCAAGAAGATTGAGCATGCTCATGAAATCTGGCCGATTCTGGATTCACTCGGAGATAAACAATCTTTTTATGTGCTGGAACGGTTTGTGCCTGGGGATGTTTTCCATGTTGACAGCATCATCACCAACAAAAAGGTCCTCTTTTCAATTGCCAGTCGGTATGGCACACCACCCATGGCGGTGGCCCATGGCGGCGGGGTCTTTACGACTCGAACCATGATGCGCGGAGATGCTGACGAACAGGCGTTGCTGGCCAAAAATCGGGAAGTGATGGCGGCACTGGGTCTGGTGCATGGCGTTTCGCATACTGAATTCATCAAAGGTGCCGCAGACGGGCAATTTTACTTTCTTGAAACAGCATCACGGGTTGGCGGTGCCAATATCGTGGAGTTAATTGAAGCCGCCACCGGAATGAACTTGTGGGCAGAATGGGCGAAACTGGAAATCAGTGACGACAAAACCCCATACAAGCTTCCCAAATTGAAAAAGAACCATGCCGGACTTCTGGTTTCCCTCGCCCGTCAGGAATACCCGGATTATTTGGCTTATAAGGACCCAGAGATCGTCTGGACGCTCCACAAAAAACATCACGCTGGCCTGATTGTGTCGTCTCCCGATTATCACCGGATTGATGAGTTGCTAGCAGATTATGCTGAACGATTTGCACGTGACTTTACGGCCTTTCAGCCATCACCCGAACGGCCAACCGGCTAA
- the truA gene encoding tRNA pseudouridine(38-40) synthase TruA → MANLNFTYRLLIEYDGTRYHGWQEQANARTVAGELRAIACEVCNEKVDFGGAGRTDAGVHALGQVAHLRTSKRHNPVELQRSINNLLPADINLVRVEIAPPTFHARHDALARYYLYQLATQRTAFGKKYVWWIKENLDLRQMRKAAEHFVGLHDFVHFSQPDPSILGNPRKSESTRVDIHRLTIETGQGMVYVRIGASHFLWKMVRRIVGTLVEVGQGEVSPDLIPELLRRGSPEIAAHTAPASGLFLERIEYPGDPKSNPTAPKLNIPSL, encoded by the coding sequence ATGGCAAATTTGAATTTTACCTACCGGCTTTTAATTGAATATGATGGGACTCGTTATCACGGATGGCAGGAACAGGCCAATGCTCGAACTGTCGCTGGGGAGTTACGAGCCATTGCCTGTGAAGTATGCAATGAGAAGGTGGATTTTGGTGGCGCTGGGCGAACTGACGCCGGTGTTCATGCTTTGGGGCAGGTTGCCCACCTGCGAACCTCCAAACGTCATAATCCAGTTGAGTTACAGCGGTCAATCAATAATTTGCTGCCAGCGGATATCAATCTCGTCCGCGTGGAAATTGCCCCACCGACATTTCATGCCCGCCACGATGCCCTGGCCCGATATTATCTGTACCAGTTGGCAACGCAACGCACGGCTTTTGGCAAAAAATATGTCTGGTGGATCAAAGAGAACCTGGATCTCAGACAAATGCGCAAAGCCGCTGAACATTTTGTCGGGCTCCATGACTTTGTCCACTTCAGTCAACCGGATCCCAGCATTCTTGGAAATCCCAGGAAATCTGAATCAACCCGAGTTGATATCCACCGGCTGACCATCGAAACTGGCCAGGGCATGGTCTATGTCCGAATTGGAGCTTCTCATTTTCTGTGGAAAATGGTGCGACGCATCGTTGGCACTCTGGTTGAGGTAGGGCAGGGAGAGGTGAGTCCAGATCTCATTCCGGAATTGCTGCGGCGTGGGTCACCGGAAATCGCCGCCCATACAGCACCGGCTTCAGGGTTGTTTTTAGAGCGAATTGAATATCCAGGCGACCCGAAATCGAACCCGACCGCGCCGAAACTCAATATCCCCTCGCTTTAA
- a CDS encoding heme-binding protein, which produces MCPNPDAKALAVSDVNRIIQQAVTRAMNLGVKATIAITDREVNVLAVYRMKGANRFGRIEGGTTPGPLELPSVPNIQTEFMAISKAGTGSVFQTTGNAFTPRSASFIIQENIPPGVNFSPGGPLFGVQFSNLFLISDVNPRLPLGISGDPGGVPLFMGDIPVGGIGVEVEGAYGVDKVPDDNDQSVEEIIARAGARGYEPPELVQADNIYVDGVRLPYLNAPPQGAENLVNLSRVGKFLNTALNPLGGIQPGIPYLGERSQFKCGTLRNMSVRIVMDVLDLDRDNNRMEEAFPIRGNRDLSADEVETMLAQAIASAYRTRGAIRQPIGSFAEVNVAVVGVDGEILGIRATPDAPIFGLDVSCQKARSSLLFSRPDAAQLLRRAGAGNYVDALANEGIRLDGSVAFSDRGIGFLHRPFFPDGITGSENAPLSSSIRNFSPFNVGLQLDVLAPSIIDILNVKAPRPLLSNIRNGLQIFAGGLALYKGGKLVGGIGISGDGIDQDDIICANGAKGFEAPAEMRCDRVFVRGVRLPYQKFPRHPELP; this is translated from the coding sequence ATGTGTCCCAATCCGGACGCAAAGGCATTGGCCGTCTCGGACGTAAACCGGATAATTCAACAGGCAGTGACGCGAGCCATGAACCTGGGCGTGAAAGCCACCATTGCCATCACTGATCGAGAAGTCAACGTCCTGGCTGTGTACCGCATGAAAGGTGCCAACCGGTTTGGCCGAATTGAAGGCGGTACCACACCCGGCCCGCTTGAACTCCCCTCAGTTCCAAATATTCAAACTGAATTCATGGCCATTTCCAAAGCTGGCACTGGATCAGTCTTTCAAACGACCGGCAATGCGTTCACCCCACGATCAGCTAGTTTCATCATTCAAGAAAACATTCCACCAGGGGTGAACTTTTCCCCAGGCGGCCCACTGTTTGGGGTTCAATTTTCCAACTTGTTTTTGATCAGCGACGTCAACCCGCGCCTTCCACTGGGCATTTCAGGTGACCCAGGTGGAGTTCCACTGTTTATGGGCGACATCCCGGTTGGCGGCATTGGTGTCGAAGTTGAGGGCGCCTATGGGGTTGACAAAGTCCCAGACGACAACGACCAATCAGTTGAAGAAATCATTGCTCGGGCCGGTGCCCGTGGGTATGAACCACCGGAACTGGTCCAGGCCGATAATATTTATGTGGATGGGGTCCGACTTCCCTACCTCAATGCTCCACCCCAGGGCGCTGAAAACCTGGTCAATCTGAGCCGGGTTGGCAAATTTCTCAACACCGCACTTAACCCGTTAGGCGGTATTCAACCTGGAATTCCCTATCTTGGTGAACGCAGCCAGTTTAAGTGCGGAACGCTACGGAATATGTCGGTCCGAATCGTGATGGATGTGCTTGATCTTGACCGGGATAATAATCGAATGGAAGAAGCCTTTCCCATCCGTGGCAATCGCGACCTTTCAGCCGACGAAGTTGAAACAATGCTGGCTCAGGCAATTGCCTCAGCTTACCGTACTCGGGGTGCGATTCGTCAACCAATTGGCAGCTTTGCTGAAGTGAATGTGGCTGTCGTTGGGGTTGATGGTGAAATTTTGGGCATTCGAGCCACACCTGACGCCCCAATTTTTGGACTCGATGTGAGTTGCCAGAAAGCCCGATCTTCACTGCTGTTTAGCCGCCCGGATGCGGCCCAGCTTCTGCGACGTGCCGGAGCCGGCAACTATGTGGATGCACTGGCCAACGAAGGCATTCGTCTTGATGGCTCGGTCGCGTTCAGTGACCGGGGAATTGGGTTCCTGCATCGTCCATTCTTCCCGGACGGCATTACAGGTTCAGAAAATGCCCCGTTGAGTTCTTCAATCCGAAACTTTTCTCCGTTTAACGTCGGCCTCCAACTCGACGTCCTGGCGCCATCCATCATTGACATTTTGAACGTCAAAGCACCACGCCCATTGCTTTCGAATATCCGCAATGGCCTCCAGATTTTTGCTGGGGGATTGGCCCTCTACAAAGGCGGGAAATTAGTCGGTGGGATTGGCATCAGCGGTGACGGAATTGACCAGGACGATATTATCTGCGCCAATGGGGCAAAAGGGTTTGAAGCCCCAGCCGAAATGCGTTGTGACCGTGTCTTTGTGCGTGGGGTACGCCTGCCCTATCAGAAGTTCCCACGTCACCCAGAACTGCCCTAG
- a CDS encoding cytochrome c3 family protein, translated as MKLAVTLVFLLGVTLITGSSYLNSKLFAHASGSVAMVAVNSVEPAAQDKKMQSRTMPGKMVLDDEDAGVTMYAGDKGKVDFDHDQHAALDTCVTCHHTNTNKLTKAVEEDVMKCAVCHKDEETECETEGTNEDRKFKGKTAISSEDAFHGTGSPDRLAGCIDCHKARKDKPKAQAFTKCAECHKK; from the coding sequence ATGAAACTTGCAGTAACACTTGTGTTTCTGTTGGGAGTCACCCTGATTACCGGTAGCAGTTACCTGAACTCGAAGCTTTTTGCCCATGCTTCGGGATCAGTTGCCATGGTCGCGGTAAATTCGGTTGAACCAGCAGCACAAGATAAAAAAATGCAGAGCCGGACGATGCCCGGCAAAATGGTTTTAGATGATGAAGACGCCGGAGTCACCATGTATGCCGGCGATAAAGGCAAAGTAGATTTTGACCACGATCAGCATGCGGCGCTTGATACCTGCGTCACCTGCCATCACACCAACACCAACAAACTCACCAAAGCTGTTGAAGAAGATGTGATGAAGTGTGCGGTATGTCATAAAGACGAAGAAACCGAATGCGAAACTGAAGGCACCAACGAAGATCGCAAGTTTAAAGGCAAAACCGCGATTTCATCTGAGGACGCATTTCATGGAACGGGCTCCCCTGACCGGCTGGCTGGCTGTATTGATTGCCACAAGGCCCGGAAAGATAAACCCAAAGCCCAGGCTTTCACCAAGTGTGCCGAATGCCATAAGAAATAG